The following is a genomic window from Xenopus laevis strain J_2021 chromosome 2L, Xenopus_laevis_v10.1, whole genome shotgun sequence.
GCAGCAAGATGATTAAAATATCACCAGATTAGTAGATGGTTAATAAAGAAAAAGTTAATGGATTATGTTTGTTCCATCTTCCGGTAACATGGTAACCTGAAAGCAATAAATGCCTTGAGATTCCAGATGGTTGAGTCACAAGTAACGTAGGCTTCATAGATAATCCCCTTCTGCAAAGAGTGATTTCTAACGTAACTAGCGTAACGTTTATATAATGAACTAATTACTCAGTTATTCCTATTGTGGTTTTTTTGCCATTGATCTTTATTCTACCCTCAATAATAAGTTCAGGAAACTGCCCAGTTCTTACCATTGGTTTATCTGACAAATAATACAAGTTTAAGAATTAACCAAGTGCAAAACACATACTATAGTTTTAGTTCTTCACTATAAAATTCAATTTTACTGTGGCTTGGTAGCACTCAAGGTGGCAGCCGTCCATGAGATAAGTTCAAATCGTTCAAGCTTCATTTACTACAGTACATCAATGAAGGTCCCAAATAACCCACCTCATCATTTAATATTATTAACCATATGCTACTGATTTAGGAAATTAGATACAGCTACAAGTGTCTTGAAATGCTGAAAAGTCcgtaaaaagatttttcaaagtgtTGTAACTAAATCAAAATAGAAACACAAACTTTCTTACCTTTCAAAGCCTCGTTAATGTAGTTCTGCAAGTAATAGACTCTTAACTTATCTTGCATGGGACTGTGAGCATCATCAATGCCATTAACTAAAATATAAACTGGAACGTCACCATACTTGGATTTAACCCAGTTCAAAACTTTCCGTAACCCCCATGGAACAATGGCATGTTTATTAGGGGAGTGCACCCAAGTGATGTCTGAAATAAACTGAACTTCCAGCTTGTGGTCGTACTTGGACACATCTTCTTTCTCCCACTGTACAAGTTCGGTGGTGTAATGACTTAAAGCGAAAAAATCAAACGTTCCTTGGATCAAATTTTTATCCTCCTCTGTGaatgaaggcaaataaaactCAAATACGTCAAGGTTGTTTCTTGGGGCCAGCCAATTCCGCATCACTTTTGGGTAATCTCCGCTAAGAAAAATGGGGTCAGCCAACCGGCCAATTTCAAATTCCAAGATCCTCCTGCTGGTTTCTTTATCGTTGTTAGAGAAAGGGGATGCTGGTTCTACCCAATCTGCTTGGACTGCGATGGATATTTGTCCTTTCTGCGTTTTTCTGAAGTCTCTGTCGTACAGACGCCAGGCTAGTGCATGGGCTTTCAGAAGATTGTGGCCAGCAGCATAGGTGAGATTTCTCATAGAAGGTTCATTCATGGTTATCCACATACCCACATAGTTGCCAAGTTCTCTGAAGCAAAGTCTTGCATACTCAACAAAGGCAGTGACGGTAAGGTAGTTCACCCATCCTCCATTTTTAGCTAGATCATTTGGTAGACCTTGGTTCTCAGCGAGAGGCTGCCACAGGGCAACTACTGGCGTAATGTTCACCCGGACCAGCTCACTCACAAAGCACTGATAGTAGTGTAAGACCTTGTGGTTTATTAGAGTCAGATTTCCAAGAGGAAGGATTGCAGCCCACTTTAGTGAAAAGTAGAAATGAGTGATATGTATCTCACGGAGCATAGAGATTTGCTGTCTGATAGAAGCAAAGTCAACGCATTGAGTTTTCCTCCTCGGGACTGTTATTCCTTCCACTTTAGTGAGGCCTTTTGTTTTGTTCATGTCCCATACATACACATTAGGATCATTGAATTGGGAGGGAGTGGTGTCTACCTACAAGGAGAAAAATAGACTTTGGACAGAACATTTGTATTCACTAACTTCACCAAATTCCTTTTGGGGTATTTAATCAAAAGATTATATGAATTAAGGGTAATTTACTAAGACCACaggcaagagcactaaggggtacaaATGCATGTTTCTACTTTATCAATTTAAAAGCACTTGGTCCGGGGTCTGGCTGCTCTTTACAACCCCAcgttggataaaaaaaaacatctataggGCAGTAAAGGGTTCTGTTGCGGCCTGCACCCACATATTCTCTGAACTTCTGAATGACACTCAAGTTAAGGGACCGGTAGGGGCAGTGGCTGTACCTGGAATTGGTACAGTGCAATATTCTAAGTTTCCCCCGGAAAAAAACTGTGGCTTTCTACTATCAAATAATGCTGTATTaatctttaatgaatggtgtcaataaGTACAACAACATTAGTGTGACCGCATTTGtggctgcattcataaatgacccttacAGTGTCTAACTTACATGGATCTTGTAGGCCGAGGTCCCCCAAGCGAAATCACATGGAAAGGTTCCTTGCACTGGTTGGTTCTCTGGCAACGGTGGGAATCCGTTCAACTTAATAAGCTGCTGATAAAACAGTGCTGAGGATTTGGGCATCAGCTTCTTGTTATGACTTGTGAAATCGACATAGAACAATCCACGCCTTATGGTGTATTCTCTGAGCCACTCAAATCCGTCCATCAGGGACCAAGCAGTGTATCCAATAACATTAACGTCATCATGTTTAATTGCTGTAATGAAAGAAATGAACAGGAGAAAGAAAACAGCTAACACATTGGTCTTCATGTCAAAACAATTCACGGCAGCTTTATTAATGGAACAGTGCCTGAAAATCAGATGAGTTCCATTATTAATTTGATTGTACTACATTATATATTGATGTACTGCCGGGTATCCTGGCATTGAAAAAAATAAGTTGGTGCagttaataatatttatatacaataaatcATGGGGAGCAATACTACTTAGTTGTCAGAGTTCTCCCCAATGGCCACCAGTGTTCCCCATGAGAGGACCCTGATAATTAGACCATTGCCCACCTAGAACCCAGCAAAGTATAAATAATATGTTTGTCAAGATAGACCTCTTCTATGTCCAACCTGCTCACACCCTGCTAAAATCAATCCATCTCAAACTCCATGCCCAACTCTTTTGGGGTCTATAGATATGGACCATCATGTCTGACCAGGCCCATCATGTGTATGGGGTAGAAACCCAACTTCACTGTATATTGGCTTTTCCATGCCAAGTCCAATACATTTTCCCCATgcataatattctttaatatgctctCTGTATCTGTAAGCCAGTTAAAACTATTGGTAAACTCcattaatcatcatcatcatttatttatatagcgccgtcaagttacgcagtgctttattaaTGAAACTATTACACCAGTCTCGGCCCATACTTTCACAGTAGTGATATCTTTCAACACTAGAAGTGAAGCACTTGGAGCAGAAGTTTCTGCTCTGTCCAACATGGGCAAACTAGTGAACAAGACCAGGACAAAGACGTTTCGGAGTTTAATTGCCTTTTTGTGGGGCCCATTCAACTGACAATGTTGTAGatttattatctatattatattatttatgcagCACAAACATGGTCTGAAGCATCTTTAAAAAGCCTGTTCACCATTTATATCACATATAAGAAAATATGGTCACCCTACTGTAGATTGTTCCATGGATTTCCAAGACAGTAAATTGCTGGCTCATAATTCATCATGACTGGCCTTTTGGGTTCCACCTTCCACCAGTACCCACAGAAGGTCCAGCCAGCCAGTTTGGAAGCCACTGACCTAGAGGTGTGCTCATATAGCAATAAAGTAATAAGACACTGTCTGACCAGTGATTGAGCAGGGTTCCCTTGTTTATAAAGGTGCTATAGACACAACTAAGACACAATCTGCTCCTACAGGTTCCTGAGATAACTCTGTGCCCATTCCTCTGACCCTAGTTCTCATATTAACGAATAGCACCACCAGCAAACAATAATTCtatagattataatatatattaaaagtgaCAATAAATCTTCAAAAACATCAATAGGAACAGCATCAAGGTACTATTTTGTattggtagttttttttattaacggATTTTGTTACTTTTACCTTTTAACGTTTCCATGAGGAACTTCTTCAAATAATACATATACTTTGCATCCTCCCGTTTAGTATTTCCAGAGAGAAACCAGCTATTTTCCACAATAAAGATTCTTGGTTTGTTGTACTGCATGTTTATCCAGTAAAGGATTCTCCTAAGGCTCGTGGACTCCACTTGCCGAAATTTCATATCTGGGTCTAACATTTGGAAACTCAGATTAGGCCCAAAGGAGAGAGCAAAGAAGTCAGCGGTGCCGTTATTGAACTTCTTCTCCTGGTCTGAAAATTCCGGTAGAAGGGAAGAGAGATTGTTTTTCATAGTTTGAGGGTAGTCCCCATCTATGAAGATTGGTTTGGCAAACCATCCCAATGCAAAGTCTAGGGACTTTTGGCATTCTCCAATATCATGACTTGTCATATTGACAGGGTTTATCCAGTGAGAAGCGAGGGCTATGGAAATCTGACCTCCTTGCTGAGGACGAAATTTCTCATTGTAGAGGTGCCAAGCTGCAGCATGAGCCTGCGGGAGAGGCAAA
Proteins encoded in this region:
- the kl.L gene encoding klotho, which translates into the protein MRSGAQALLLLLWAIWGCALGSEKNVWSRFAHLPFPEDNLFLYGTFPPNFMWSVGTAAYQVEGGWQQNGKAASIWDTFCHESGLVDATGDVATDSYNNPYRDTEALEHLGVTHYRFSISWSRLFPNGTESGANQAGLSYYLKVILRLKELRIEPVVTLYHWDLPQRLQDMYGGWLNDYMVDIFRDYAEACFRLFGEEVKFWITIDNPYVVAWQGYSTGNVPPGIKGGKLQGYKAGHNIIKAHAAAWHLYNEKFRPQQGGQISIALASHWINPVNMTSHDIGECQKSLDFALGWFAKPIFIDGDYPQTMKNNLSSLLPEFSDQEKKFNNGTADFFALSFGPNLSFQMLDPDMKFRQVESTSLRRILYWINMQYNKPRIFIVENSWFLSGNTKREDAKYMYYLKKFLMETLKAIKHDDVNVIGYTAWSLMDGFEWLREYTIRRGLFYVDFTSHNKKLMPKSSALFYQQLIKLNGFPPLPENQPVQGTFPCDFAWGTSAYKIHVDTTPSQFNDPNVYVWDMNKTKGLTKVEGITVPRRKTQCVDFASIRQQISMLREIHITHFYFSLKWAAILPLGNLTLINHKVLHYYQCFVSELVRVNITPVVALWQPLAENQGLPNDLAKNGGWVNYLTVTAFVEYARLCFRELGNYVGMWITMNEPSMRNLTYAAGHNLLKAHALAWRLYDRDFRKTQKGQISIAVQADWVEPASPFSNNDKETSRRILEFEIGRLADPIFLSGDYPKVMRNWLAPRNNLDVFEFYLPSFTEEDKNLIQGTFDFFALSHYTTELVQWEKEDVSKYDHKLEVQFISDITWVHSPNKHAIVPWGLRKVLNWVKSKYGDVPVYILVNGIDDAHSPMQDKLRVYYLQNYINEALKAILLDGVNLRGYFAYSFNDRMDPRYGLYAYAANRFAPKPSMKHYQEIIDNNGFPNPELPIITCPVELVPCSDCHFFQTRKYLLAFIAFIFIVLIVSVFMITYYSRKGKRRYK